In Bacillus methanolicus, the following proteins share a genomic window:
- a CDS encoding flagellar protein FlgN → MSAQPLIEILEKLLKLHKSLYQIALEKTEVIKKGDIEALNLLMKNEQTHINAITMIDKEREKILSKLLPDREETTLTDCLPLFPESDKDKLASLQKKLTNQLDQLKSVNGLNQELLEQSLQYVYFNLDLFLPNDLENYSKDNDEEPPLPNLSLFDSKA, encoded by the coding sequence TTGTCAGCCCAACCGTTAATAGAAATTTTGGAAAAATTGCTAAAGCTTCACAAAAGCTTATATCAGATTGCTTTAGAAAAAACAGAAGTGATCAAGAAAGGCGACATTGAAGCCTTAAATTTGCTAATGAAAAATGAACAAACACATATAAACGCAATCACGATGATCGATAAAGAACGGGAAAAAATTCTCTCAAAACTTCTGCCGGACCGAGAAGAAACGACATTGACTGACTGTTTACCGCTGTTTCCGGAATCTGACAAGGATAAATTAGCCTCTCTGCAAAAAAAACTGACCAATCAATTGGACCAACTAAAATCAGTCAATGGACTAAATCAAGAATTATTGGAGCAGTCTTTACAATATGTTTATTTCAATTTAGATCTTTTTTTACCAAATGACTTGGAAAATTATTCAAAGGACAATGACGAAGAACCACCTTTGCCTAATTTGTCCTTGTTTGATTCAAAAGCGTAA
- a CDS encoding YaaR family protein, producing MEVQRVSKTGISRVQKKEEAATESVSFTEVMSKKRENILYEKMTKMMKEIEDQGKKLSESRTIEDLKKYKKLVKQFMEDAVNNGLKLEEQRGFNRRGRTKVYKIVKEVDKKLIDLTNAVLEKEKKGLEILNLVGEIQGLLINIYT from the coding sequence ATGGAAGTGCAAAGAGTCTCAAAGACTGGAATAAGCCGTGTTCAAAAGAAAGAAGAAGCAGCGACAGAATCGGTCTCCTTTACTGAAGTAATGTCAAAAAAGCGTGAGAATATTTTATATGAAAAAATGACAAAAATGATGAAGGAAATCGAAGATCAAGGGAAAAAACTTTCAGAATCAAGAACGATTGAAGATTTGAAAAAATACAAGAAACTTGTGAAACAGTTTATGGAGGATGCCGTCAACAACGGTTTAAAGCTAGAAGAGCAGCGGGGATTTAACAGGCGCGGCCGCACAAAGGTCTATAAAATTGTGAAGGAAGTGGACAAAAAGCTGATCGACCTAACAAACGCCGTTTTGGAAAAAGAAAAGAAAGGGCTGGAAATTCTTAATCTTGTAGGCGAAATTCAAGGATTATTAATTAATATTTATACATAA
- a CDS encoding flagellin: MRINHNIQALNAYRNLSQTMFQTSKSLEKLSSGLRINRAADDAAGLAISEKMRSQIRGLNMAERNTLDAISLIQTGEGALGEVHSILQRMRELSVQAANGTLEEQDRQAIQDEINQLTQEIDRIADTTQFNQKKLFSGSEKGRAFADINSSQVNYTGNGVWKGLVTAIPTDPASVVIDFSKDFGALTTSDLEGKTFTINGKTYEIDITDGSSSGVTGNNIAVNLTTAEWKTISNDTDIKDNINTLMSKLKSAIEDNDGTLFNVVKVDAVDDADPGNGTIQNGTLTLTTKNNMSPKDAKNIAVNTDFLATDGVQFVDPADSTTSVTTFVAKENALNANSFTITFSEMPKAGDKLVIDGLTIDFIDTTAPAPAYTSGTSAQINIKGKDIFKVLDEIKGILTKAQLDTTNEPVKNLANTFDVVGTTLILGTTFTEDTPPVGLEIELHDGDFEANKGKDLSLEFQIGANSSESLAVSISVMDAASLGIGRNANGTPTAPGFNAQAGVDVMSVEAARAAIDIFDNAIKLVSTERSKLGAIQNRLEHTTNNLQTANENLTSAESRIRDLDMAEEMTNFTRNNILNQAGQAMLAQSNQLPQGILQLLK, from the coding sequence ATGAGAATTAATCACAACATTCAAGCATTGAACGCCTACCGCAATTTATCGCAAACAATGTTTCAAACATCAAAAAGTTTAGAAAAACTCTCATCAGGCTTGCGAATTAACAGAGCAGCTGACGATGCGGCCGGACTTGCAATTTCAGAAAAAATGCGCTCGCAAATCCGAGGTTTAAACATGGCAGAAAGAAATACATTAGACGCCATCTCACTTATCCAAACAGGTGAAGGTGCTTTAGGTGAAGTACATAGTATTTTGCAAAGAATGAGAGAATTATCCGTCCAGGCAGCTAACGGAACTTTAGAGGAACAGGACCGTCAAGCGATCCAAGATGAAATCAATCAACTAACACAAGAAATCGATCGAATCGCTGACACAACCCAATTTAACCAAAAGAAACTATTTAGCGGCTCTGAAAAAGGACGTGCTTTTGCGGATATTAACTCAAGCCAGGTTAACTACACAGGAAATGGCGTATGGAAAGGTTTAGTTACAGCAATACCAACTGATCCCGCTTCAGTTGTTATCGATTTTTCAAAAGATTTTGGTGCATTAACAACTAGTGATTTAGAAGGTAAGACATTTACGATTAATGGAAAAACTTATGAAATAGATATTACAGATGGAAGTTCATCGGGCGTTACCGGAAATAATATTGCAGTAAATTTAACTACTGCTGAGTGGAAAACTATTTCAAATGATACGGATATTAAAGATAATATCAATACGTTAATGTCTAAATTAAAATCTGCAATCGAAGATAATGATGGAACATTATTTAATGTGGTCAAAGTAGATGCAGTAGATGATGCGGACCCTGGCAACGGTACAATCCAAAATGGCACATTGACGTTAACGACAAAAAACAACATGTCTCCAAAGGATGCAAAAAATATTGCAGTAAATACAGATTTCCTTGCTACGGATGGAGTTCAATTCGTAGACCCGGCTGATTCAACAACATCAGTAACAACTTTCGTTGCGAAAGAAAACGCCTTGAATGCAAATTCTTTTACAATCACATTCTCGGAAATGCCGAAAGCCGGAGATAAATTAGTAATTGATGGACTGACAATTGATTTTATCGATACAACAGCACCAGCACCTGCTTATACATCTGGAACTTCTGCACAAATTAATATTAAAGGAAAAGATATTTTTAAAGTACTTGATGAGATTAAAGGCATTTTAACTAAAGCTCAATTAGACACAACAAATGAACCAGTTAAAAATCTCGCCAATACATTTGATGTTGTTGGAACTACATTGATTTTGGGTACAACTTTTACAGAGGATACCCCTCCAGTTGGTTTGGAAATTGAATTACACGACGGTGACTTCGAAGCCAATAAAGGAAAAGATCTTTCATTAGAGTTTCAAATTGGAGCGAACAGTTCTGAATCATTGGCTGTGTCTATAAGCGTGATGGATGCAGCATCTCTTGGCATCGGGCGCAATGCTAATGGCACGCCGACAGCTCCGGGATTTAATGCACAAGCCGGTGTTGATGTGATGTCGGTAGAAGCGGCAAGAGCAGCAATTGATATTTTTGATAATGCAATTAAGCTCGTTTCGACTGAACGAAGCAAACTTGGTGCGATCCAAAACCGTTTAGAACATACAACGAACAACTTACAAACAGCGAATGAAAATTTAACATCTGCTGAATCACGTATCAGGGACCTCGATATGGCAGAAGAGATGACAAACTTTACAAGAAACAATATTTTAAACCAAGCTGGACAAGCTATGCTTGCTCAATCCAACCAGCTGCCGCAAGGAATTTTACAATTGCTGAAATAG
- the fliS gene encoding flagellar export chaperone FliS, with product MEFLTEEFIYQKSSQELTSLLYEVLIDNLNGSIEDIKNNRYIDANKKLQKVNDILHRLGVGLNYEAGIIADQLDALYNYMADRVIEGNMKKDISIIQEVLSISERIASAWNEAMKNKPSHKQTLIRKRTSAYEQHVMVMERETNTVEEGK from the coding sequence ATGGAATTTCTAACAGAAGAATTTATCTATCAAAAGAGTTCACAAGAGCTGACATCTCTTCTTTATGAGGTCTTGATCGACAATTTGAACGGTTCAATAGAGGATATAAAGAATAACAGATATATTGATGCGAATAAGAAATTGCAAAAAGTAAATGATATTTTGCACCGTTTAGGTGTGGGATTAAACTATGAAGCCGGCATTATTGCCGACCAGTTGGATGCCCTCTATAACTATATGGCCGATCGAGTCATAGAAGGAAACATGAAAAAAGATATTTCGATCATTCAAGAAGTATTATCGATTTCTGAGAGAATTGCCAGTGCTTGGAATGAAGCGATGAAAAATAAACCAAGCCATAAACAAACGCTAATTCGCAAACGAACAAGTGCATATGAGCAGCATGTTATGGTGATGGAAAGAGAAACAAACACGGTGGAAGAGGGGAAATAA
- a CDS encoding EscU/YscU/HrcU family type III secretion system export apparatus switch protein, whose translation MRSQYFNQKNRKQINGPSAAVIRFDENEGSIPTVVAQGRGHLAMKIIEMAKEHNIYMQEDANLLQNLLDIDLGESIPPQLYSVIAEILLLVEEMENSY comes from the coding sequence ATGAGATCCCAATATTTTAATCAAAAAAATCGTAAACAAATAAACGGACCTTCTGCTGCGGTAATCCGTTTTGACGAGAATGAAGGTAGTATTCCAACTGTTGTCGCGCAAGGAAGAGGCCATTTAGCCATGAAGATCATTGAAATGGCAAAAGAACATAACATTTATATGCAAGAGGATGCAAACCTTTTGCAAAATCTATTAGACATAGATTTAGGCGAGAGTATCCCTCCGCAATTATATTCAGTTATTGCGGAAATTTTGCTTCTTGTCGAAGAAATGGAAAACAGTTATTAA
- the flgM gene encoding flagellar biosynthesis anti-sigma factor FlgM: protein MKINNFGPSGVNPYKRQMDKLNQVERSAGKKADKVEISTEAKELQLVLQLENERQVKVNELKMQVENGTYKPNPKEIAKGIYQFYFKK from the coding sequence ATGAAAATCAATAACTTTGGACCGTCTGGAGTCAATCCTTATAAACGGCAAATGGATAAGCTCAACCAAGTGGAAAGATCAGCCGGCAAGAAAGCGGATAAAGTTGAAATATCTACTGAAGCCAAAGAGCTTCAGCTAGTTTTGCAACTTGAAAACGAACGGCAAGTAAAAGTAAATGAACTGAAAATGCAAGTTGAAAACGGCACTTATAAACCAAACCCAAAAGAAATCGCAAAGGGAATTTATCAATTTTATTTTAAGAAATAG
- a CDS encoding TIGR03826 family flagellar region protein, producing the protein MGELANCPKCGEIFVKTQFRDICQKCWKEEEKAFEIVYQFIRKRENRAATIQQVVEATGVEEELIFKFIRTGRLILTQFPNLGYPCDKCGKIIREGKLCETCTEELRKELQQHEAEEERKREIEKREKQRAYFVIDKKYHNREF; encoded by the coding sequence ATGGGGGAACTGGCAAATTGCCCTAAATGCGGTGAAATTTTTGTTAAAACTCAATTTCGCGATATATGCCAAAAATGCTGGAAAGAAGAAGAAAAAGCGTTTGAAATCGTCTATCAGTTTATCCGGAAACGGGAAAACCGGGCAGCCACAATTCAGCAGGTGGTTGAGGCAACCGGAGTCGAAGAGGAGTTAATTTTTAAATTTATCCGAACCGGCCGTTTAATATTAACCCAATTCCCAAATCTGGGATATCCGTGCGACAAGTGCGGGAAAATAATCAGAGAAGGCAAGCTTTGTGAAACATGTACAGAAGAACTCCGCAAAGAGCTTCAGCAGCATGAAGCCGAGGAGGAGCGAAAACGCGAAATCGAAAAAAGAGAAAAGCAAAGAGCGTATTTCGTCATAGATAAAAAATATCACAACCGTGAATTCTAG
- a CDS encoding ComF family protein — protein sequence MKIFQNYLCFICHEEIVPVTGWQALFERETRIVTCETCLGQFSVIEGETCQMCSRPFELLEAQYRQNDLCYDCVRWEEDSEWRGFLEKNISLYNYNDFIKEVIARYKFRGDYALSKVFAAPLHAKLQEIDHDLLVPIPLSEERLYERGFNQAEALIRESSFTPANVLTRVHAEKQSKKSRNERIHLPQVFQLDSGCSVLNKKIVLVDDIYTTGSTIRHAAKVLKEAGAASVTSLTLARG from the coding sequence ATGAAGATTTTTCAAAATTACCTATGTTTCATCTGCCATGAGGAAATTGTGCCTGTTACAGGCTGGCAGGCGTTATTTGAAAGGGAGACGAGAATTGTTACATGTGAAACATGTCTTGGACAATTTTCTGTTATCGAAGGGGAGACATGCCAAATGTGCAGCCGGCCTTTTGAACTCCTCGAAGCACAATACCGGCAAAACGATCTTTGCTATGACTGTGTTCGCTGGGAAGAAGACTCGGAGTGGCGCGGCTTTCTTGAAAAAAATATTTCCCTTTATAATTACAATGATTTTATAAAAGAAGTGATTGCCCGTTATAAGTTTCGCGGTGATTATGCTCTTTCAAAAGTATTCGCCGCACCGTTGCATGCCAAACTTCAAGAAATTGACCATGATCTCCTTGTTCCGATCCCTTTAAGCGAAGAACGGCTGTATGAACGGGGTTTTAATCAGGCGGAAGCACTAATTAGAGAATCAAGTTTTACTCCGGCAAATGTTTTGACCCGTGTTCATGCAGAAAAACAATCGAAAAAATCGAGGAACGAAAGGATTCATCTTCCTCAGGTGTTTCAATTGGATTCAGGCTGTTCTGTTTTAAACAAAAAGATCGTGCTAGTCGATGACATCTATACGACCGGTTCAACGATCAGACATGCTGCAAAAGTTTTGAAAGAAGCAGGAGCGGCGTCAGTCACTTCGCTTACTCTGGCGCGCGGATAA
- a CDS encoding DEAD/DEAH box helicase, translated as MRFAFIENKLIPSHFLETPVHTEPISSCENLQAQPYNPSFSPNVELQKIVTGKQLLTDDLPFTIAEIQEHYENGYVMYRKGLETNGKLTICHRCGNNDPRMFATFPCARCHEECTYCRSCIMMGRISACTPLICWTGPDIKTRHYDSPLVWSGTLSEGQQTASQKVVTAVKNNQDLLVWAVCGAGKTEVLFAGINEALSAGKRVCIATPRTDVVLELTPRLKAVFPEIPVATLFGGSEDRHLNAPLTISTTHQLLRFYKAFDTVILDEVDAFPFSVDKTLQYAVKQARKPHSSMIYLTATPNEKWQRECRLGKRNFVTIPARYHRHPLPVPEFVWCGSWQKHLKKNRLPDHVLRWIEKRLQSKKQSLLFVPQIEFMEKILPLLQKLHPDIQSVHAEDPERKEKVQAMRNKEIPLLLTTTILERGVTFPNIDVAVLGAEDRIFTESALVQIAGRVGRSADFPNGTITFFHYGKTEAMVKAKNQIIQMNIEARKKGLVDG; from the coding sequence TTGCGATTTGCTTTTATCGAAAACAAGCTCATTCCTTCTCACTTTCTCGAAACACCTGTCCACACTGAGCCGATATCCAGCTGCGAAAATCTCCAGGCGCAACCTTACAATCCATCATTCTCTCCTAACGTAGAGCTTCAAAAGATAGTAACCGGAAAACAACTTTTAACAGACGACCTTCCTTTCACAATTGCTGAAATTCAAGAACACTATGAAAATGGGTATGTCATGTACCGTAAAGGACTCGAAACAAACGGAAAACTCACAATTTGCCATCGGTGCGGCAACAATGATCCACGCATGTTTGCCACTTTTCCTTGTGCGCGCTGCCATGAGGAATGCACCTACTGCCGCAGCTGTATCATGATGGGCAGGATCAGTGCGTGTACTCCGCTTATCTGCTGGACTGGCCCCGATATCAAGACGAGACATTACGATTCGCCGTTAGTTTGGTCCGGAACACTCTCTGAAGGCCAGCAAACAGCCTCGCAAAAAGTAGTTACAGCAGTGAAAAATAACCAAGACCTTCTTGTTTGGGCCGTCTGCGGCGCCGGAAAAACTGAAGTCCTGTTTGCCGGTATAAACGAAGCACTTTCAGCCGGAAAACGGGTTTGCATCGCAACTCCGAGAACCGATGTCGTCCTCGAACTCACTCCGCGTTTAAAAGCTGTTTTTCCCGAAATCCCCGTTGCTACCCTTTTCGGAGGTAGCGAAGACCGCCATCTCAACGCCCCGTTGACCATTTCAACCACCCATCAGCTTCTTCGCTTTTATAAGGCCTTTGATACGGTCATCCTCGATGAAGTCGACGCCTTTCCTTTCTCAGTTGATAAAACTTTGCAATATGCAGTCAAGCAGGCAAGAAAGCCACATTCCTCTATGATTTATCTAACCGCTACCCCGAACGAAAAATGGCAGAGAGAGTGCCGCCTCGGCAAAAGAAACTTTGTGACGATTCCGGCTCGCTACCACCGCCATCCGCTTCCTGTCCCGGAATTTGTCTGGTGCGGCAGCTGGCAAAAGCATTTGAAAAAGAATCGTCTTCCTGATCATGTACTCCGATGGATTGAAAAACGTCTCCAAAGCAAAAAACAATCGCTTTTGTTTGTTCCGCAAATCGAATTCATGGAAAAAATCCTTCCTCTTCTTCAAAAACTTCACCCCGATATTCAATCGGTCCATGCTGAAGACCCTGAGCGAAAGGAAAAAGTTCAGGCGATGCGAAACAAAGAAATTCCTCTTTTATTAACTACGACCATTCTCGAAAGAGGGGTGACGTTCCCGAATATCGATGTAGCCGTACTAGGGGCGGAGGATCGAATTTTTACAGAAAGCGCCCTTGTTCAAATTGCCGGAAGGGTAGGAAGGAGCGCTGATTTCCCAAACGGCACCATAACGTTTTTTCATTACGGAAAAACAGAAGCGATGGTGAAAGCGAAAAATCAGATCATTCAGATGAACATAGAGGCTAGAAAAAAGGGGTTGGTAGATGGATGA
- a CDS encoding DegV family protein: MRTAVVTDSTAYIPKDLREKYNIHMIPLSVIFGNESYQEEIEISAEQFYEEVKRRELPTTSQPSVGQFVELFENLAKEYDAVISIHLSSGISGTYQGAVTAGNMVDNIKVYPFDSEISCMVQGFYALEAAEMAQHGKDPQDILARLNEMKQSSRAYFMVDDLSHLQRGGRLSSAQALIGSLLQVKPLLHFVDKVIVPFEKIRTRKRAMKRIVELLAEDVKSGAAYKAVIIHANREEEAKEWKAELEAQFPNVEFLISYFGPVIGTHLGEGAMGLGWVKK; the protein is encoded by the coding sequence ATGAGAACAGCAGTTGTCACTGATAGTACGGCGTACATCCCGAAGGATTTGCGTGAGAAATACAACATACATATGATTCCTTTAAGCGTGATTTTCGGGAATGAATCCTACCAGGAAGAAATTGAGATTAGCGCAGAACAGTTTTATGAAGAAGTGAAGCGCAGAGAGCTTCCAACGACTTCCCAGCCGTCAGTTGGACAGTTTGTGGAACTGTTTGAAAATCTGGCAAAAGAATACGATGCAGTGATCAGCATTCACTTATCGAGCGGCATAAGCGGAACATACCAGGGAGCTGTTACAGCGGGAAACATGGTTGACAATATCAAGGTTTACCCATTCGATTCGGAAATCAGCTGTATGGTTCAAGGTTTTTATGCCTTGGAGGCAGCTGAAATGGCGCAGCACGGGAAAGATCCTCAAGATATTTTAGCGAGACTGAATGAAATGAAGCAATCCAGCCGCGCTTATTTTATGGTAGACGATTTGTCCCACTTGCAGCGGGGCGGAAGGCTGTCAAGCGCCCAGGCATTAATCGGCAGCCTTCTTCAAGTAAAACCGCTTTTGCATTTCGTTGATAAGGTGATTGTTCCGTTTGAAAAAATTCGCACGCGCAAACGAGCAATGAAACGGATCGTCGAACTTCTTGCAGAAGATGTAAAAAGCGGAGCGGCTTATAAAGCAGTCATCATCCATGCCAACCGCGAAGAAGAAGCGAAAGAGTGGAAAGCCGAGCTGGAAGCACAATTTCCAAACGTAGAGTTTTTGATCAGCTATTTCGGTCCGGTAATCGGAACGCATCTCGGCGAAGGTGCAATGGGGCTTGGCTGGGTGAAAAAATAA
- a CDS encoding response regulator, with the protein MTTKIVIIDDHQLFREGVKRILDFEKTFEVVAEGDDGKEAIQLVEQYKPDVVIMDINMPHTNGIEATRQLIERFPESRVIILSIHDDENYVTHALKTGASGYLLKEMDADALVEAVKVVADGGSYIHPKVTHNLVKEYRRLATETGNGESYLSNGEVRRPLHLLTRRECEVLQLLADGKSNRGIGEALFISEKTVKNHVSNILQKMNVNDRTQAVVVAIKNGWVEVR; encoded by the coding sequence TTGACTACTAAAATTGTGATCATTGATGACCACCAGCTTTTTAGAGAAGGGGTAAAACGAATATTAGATTTTGAAAAAACATTTGAAGTTGTGGCTGAGGGCGATGATGGAAAAGAAGCCATTCAACTCGTTGAACAATATAAACCGGATGTTGTCATCATGGATATTAATATGCCACATACAAATGGGATCGAGGCAACACGCCAATTAATTGAGAGATTTCCGGAATCACGCGTCATTATTTTATCGATTCACGATGATGAAAACTATGTGACGCATGCTTTGAAAACAGGTGCGAGCGGCTACCTGCTGAAGGAAATGGATGCCGATGCTCTTGTTGAAGCAGTAAAGGTTGTAGCTGACGGCGGATCTTATATTCATCCGAAAGTTACTCACAATTTAGTGAAAGAGTACCGCAGGCTGGCAACAGAAACCGGAAACGGAGAATCATACCTGTCTAACGGTGAAGTTCGCCGCCCGCTTCATTTATTGACGCGCCGCGAGTGTGAAGTGCTTCAGCTTTTGGCAGACGGAAAAAGCAACCGCGGCATCGGGGAAGCGTTATTCATCAGTGAAAAAACCGTGAAAAACCACGTCAGCAACATCCTGCAAAAAATGAATGTAAATGACCGGACCCAGGCCGTTGTTGTAGCGATTAAAAACGGCTGGGTTGAAGTACGGTAG